One Dermacentor silvarum isolate Dsil-2018 chromosome 10, BIME_Dsil_1.4, whole genome shotgun sequence genomic window carries:
- the LOC119465941 gene encoding multiple coagulation factor deficiency protein 2 homolog — translation MHDFDNNNLLDGQEMMAAMFHTSHHDDGDHADERIEIIPEADIASYVDSALLADKNHDGYISYPELRASDLAKQHT, via the exons ATGCACGACTTCGACAACAACAACCTGCTGGACGGCCAGGAGATGATGGCGGCCATGTTCCACACCAGCCACCACGATGATGGCGATCACGCAGATGAAAGGATAGAGATCATACCGGAGGCGGACATCGCCA gctacgTGGACTCTGCCCTTTTAGCTGACAAAAACCACGACGGCTACATTTCGTATCCGGAACTAAGGGCAAGCGACCTTGCAAAGCAGCACACTTAA